From Phragmites australis chromosome 5, lpPhrAust1.1, whole genome shotgun sequence, a single genomic window includes:
- the LOC133918854 gene encoding SNAP25 homologous protein SNAP32-like: MSATRSFFSSRKKAANGPGASRANPFDSDSDDGEKHQQRPARASSVPPPAGQRDSLFGAGERGGLFSSSSSAMPVSAMSRHYRNDFRDAGGLESQSMQELEGYAAYKAEETTRRAQGCVRIAEEMRDTASKTLVTVHQQGQQIHRTHMMAVDIDQDLSRSEKLLGDLGGLFSKKWKPKKNGTIRGPMLTRDDSFIRKGSHLEQRQKLGLADHPPQSNVRQVCSESTSALEKVEVEKAKQDDALSDLSDILTELKGMAVDMGSEIERQTKSMVDAEKDYDELNFRVKGANTRARRLLGR; the protein is encoded by the exons ATGAGCGCGACGAGATCGTTCTTCTCGTCCAGGAAGAAGGCCGCCAACGGCCCGGGCGCCTCGCGGGCCAACCCGttcgactccgactccgacgaCGGCGAGAAGCATCAGCAGAGGCCAGCCAGGGCCTCTTCCGTGCCTCCCCCGGCCGGCCAGCGGGATTCCCTCTTCGGCGCTGGTGAGAGGGGCggcctcttctcctcctcgtcgtcggcgATGCCGGTGTCCGCGATGAGCAGGCACTACCGTAACGACTTCCGCGACGCCGGCGGCCTGGAGAGCCAGTCGATGCAGGAGCTAGAGGGCTACGCGGCGTACAAGGCAGAGGAGACCACGCGGCGAGCGCAGGGCTGCGTCAGGATCGCCGAGGAGATGAGGGACACCGCCTCCAAGACCCTCGTCACGGTCCACCAGCAGGGACAGCAGATCCACCGCACACACATGATGGCCGTCGACATCGACCAGGATCTCTCCAGG AGTGAAAAGCTACTGGGTGACCTTGGGGGCCTATTTTCCAAGAAGTGGAAGCCAAAGAAGAACGGCACAATCAGGGGTCCTATGCTAACTAGAG ATGATTCCTTCATAAGGAAGGGCAGTCATTTGGAGCAAAGGCAGAAATTGGGGCTGGCTGATCATCCGCCTCAATCAAATGTGCGCCAAGTCTGTTCTGAGTCCACATCAGCGCTCGAGAAAGTCGAG GTGGAGAAGGCAAAGCAGGATGATGCTCTGTCTGACTTAAGCGATATTTTGACCGAGCTGAAAGGGATGGCCGTTGACATGGGCTCTGAGATCGAAAG GCAAACAAAGTCAATGGTTGATGCTGAGAAGGATTATGATGAGCTGAACTTCAGGGTCAAGGGAGCAAACACCCGAGCTCGGCGTCTGCTTGGGAGATAA